In Lacinutrix sp. Bg11-31, the DNA window AGTAGTCTGATTTCGCTAAAGGCGGAAAAACCTTAGGTACACCTTTTCCATTTGCCATGTGGCATTGCATACAAAAGTCGTTGTAGATTTCTTTGCCTTCGGAAAAATCCTGATTAACATGAGCACTGTTTTGAGTCATTTTTTTATCTGAAGAATTACAAGAACACATCAAAAAAAGCAGACATAAACTGAAGCTGAAGTTTTTCATAACTATTTAATGTCTTATCAATTTAACAATGCCTAAGTTTTCTACACCAACGTAAATATAACCATCTGGACCTTGTTCTATAGAACGTACTCTGCCAATACCAGCGAGAAGCCTTTCTTCTTTTTCAACTTTACCGTTTTTAATTTCACAACGATCTAAATAGCTAAATTTTAATGAACCTACTAATAAACTACCTTTCCAATCTCCATATTTATCCGAAGAAATAAAAGACAGACCACTAGGTGCAATAGATGGATCCCAATAATGAAGCGGCTCTTCCATGCCTTCCCTTTTAGTTTCGTCGGTAATTGAAGTGCCAGAATAGTTTTTACCATAGGTAATAACAGGCCAGCCGTAGTTTTTTCCTTTTCTTATTATATTTATTTCGTCACCTCCTTTAGGTCCATGCTCGTGTGTCCAGATGTCTTGAGTTTCTGGGTGTAGCTCCATGCCTTGTGGATTGCGATGTCCATAAGACCAAATGGCTTTTTTAGCACCTTTAGAGTTTGTAAAAGGATTGTCGTTTGGTATTGAGCCATCATCGTTTAATCGATATATTTTGCCACCATCTCTAGTTATATCTTGTGGATTCTCGTCACGATTACCACGTTCTCCAATAGAGAAATATAGATAACCTTCTTTATCGAAAAGGATTCGTGATCCAAAATGCTGACCTTTAGTAGTATTTGGTTCTGCTTTATAAAGCAATTCTTTTTCAATTAGAGAGTCGTTTTTAATTTTTGCTCTCATTATAGCAGTATTGCCACCTTTTTCTTCTCCTTTTGGTGAAGCATAAGAGAAGTAGATCCAACCGTTGTTTTTATAATCTGGATGAATATTAATATCTAATAGTCCACCTTGACCACGAACATAGATTTCTGGCAAGCCTTTAATTTCTTTTTTAGTCTTGTTTTTAAAGTGAATTATTTTACCTTCTTTCTCTGTAATTAGCATAGAACTGTCAGGTAAAAATACAAATCCCCAAGGATTTGTTAGTTCTGAAACTATAACCTCGTGAGAATTTTTATTATTTATTGGGTTTTTATCTTGAGCACAAGCCGAAAAAGTGAGCAATAACAGTACAAAGTAAGCTAGTTTTTTTGTTCCCATTGTTAAATTGAAATGTTTTCTACAATTTACAATAAAAATAGCTTGTTATTTAAATAAGTAAAGTATATTTGCACTTCTAAAATTTAATGTTTTAGTTTTGATAACTGTTTTCGGGGTGTAGCGTAGCCCGGTTATCGCGCCACGTTTGGGACGTGGAGGCCGCAGGTTCGAATCCTGCCACCCCGACTTTTAAAAGCTCAGTTTTTACTGAGCTTTTTTTATGCCAAAATTTCACTTTTTTTTAATTGAACTTTTTATTTTGCACCTGTTGTGTTTATTTATTGATGTATACTGTTTTTATGTTTACGAACTCATGAATACCCTCTTTTGATAATTCTCTACCATATCCTGAAGTTTTTGTGCCTCCAAATGGTAATCTTGGATCAGATTTTACTAAATCATTTATAAAAAAAGCGCCACCTGGAATATCTATAATTTTTTGTTTTGCTGTTTCTATGTCTTTTGTAAAAGCATGGTCCCTAATCCAAATGGACTATTAGATACTAGTGTAATTGCATGATCTAGGTTTTTTGCTTTAATAATGGGTGCGACTGGACCAAAAGTTTCTTCTTTAAAAACGTCCATATCTTCTGTTGCTTCGGTAAGAATTGTAGGTGAGAAATAGGTTTTGTCTATTTTATTTCCAATTAAAACTTTGGCTCTTTTTTTTATGGATGCTTCAACTTGTTTCCTTAAATCGCTAGCTAAATCTGCACTTGCTAGTGTGGCAATTTCGGGTGATTCTTTTAATGGGTCACCATATTTTAAGTTTTCTACTTTGTCTTTAAAACGTTTTACAAATTTATTGTAAATACCTTCTTTTACTATAAAACGTTTAGCAGCAATACAACTCTGTCCTGAATTCTGAAAATCTTGCTTTTGCCATGACGTCTAGGTGTTTATCTAAATCGGCATCATCTAAAACAATGCAAGTGTTATTGCTGCCTAGCTCTAAAACTGCTTTTTTTATATTTAATAATCATTTTACGTTTTTTTTAATAGCTCATTCTGTTAACCTTTTGAGAGATTCTATATGAAAGAGTAGTAGTCATAAACTCGAACTTTAAAAAAAAATAAAAATGAAAACAAAAATTCACGTACTATTCCTATTGGTGTTTATACTATTTCAGTCATGTAAAGCACAACAAGACCAAGCATTTCCAAAAGTTGAAAACCATTTTAAAGGAGTCTTAGATTATAGGCATGAAGCACTAGAAATTGTTCAAAGACAACAGAATGGTAAAGAAATTAAATTAGGAAAAATTAATACGGATGGGACAATCTATTTTAATTTACCAGAATTTGATATTAAGGCACTTTATGATAGTATTCCTTTGCAACCTTATAAGTTTCAAAATATTTTTTCAATGAACAGTAGCTGTAAAGACAGGGATGTTTTTGCAAAAACACCATTTGATGCTATTTACGCTCAGAAATACAAACTATTAATAAAAAAGTATGGCATAAACGTAGCGATATTAGAACCTGTTGGAGATAGTCTTGTTGCTAACAGTAAATATTTTTGGTTTTATATTGATAGAGCTATAACATTTAAGGACGATTGTATTAAAACATCTCCTACGACTAATAATCCTTATGCTAATATTAGTGCAAATATTAAGTTTGAAAAAGGATGGAACTTTATAGAAGAGCGCCTTGAAATAGTTGAAAATAATAGTGAAGTAGACTCTCTTCCATATCAAACAAGTACGATAC includes these proteins:
- a CDS encoding aldehyde dehydrogenase family protein, which translates into the protein MKKAVLELGSNNTCIVLDDADLDKHLDVMAKARFSEFRTELYCC
- a CDS encoding PQQ-dependent sugar dehydrogenase, producing MGTKKLAYFVLLLLTFSACAQDKNPINNKNSHEVIVSELTNPWGFVFLPDSSMLITEKEGKIIHFKNKTKKEIKGLPEIYVRGQGGLLDINIHPDYKNNGWIYFSYASPKGEEKGGNTAIMRAKIKNDSLIEKELLYKAEPNTTKGQHFGSRILFDKEGYLYFSIGERGNRDENPQDITRDGGKIYRLNDDGSIPNDNPFTNSKGAKKAIWSYGHRNPQGMELHPETQDIWTHEHGPKGGDEINIIRKGKNYGWPVITYGKNYSGTSITDETKREGMEEPLHYWDPSIAPSGLSFISSDKYGDWKGSLLVGSLKFSYLDRCEIKNGKVEKEERLLAGIGRVRSIEQGPDGYIYVGVENLGIVKLIRH